Proteins encoded by one window of Salvia splendens isolate huo1 chromosome 5, SspV2, whole genome shotgun sequence:
- the LOC121805586 gene encoding SUN domain-containing protein 1-like, with protein MSASTVSVSAHQGPITRRRAVEKNLPSGGSDFAAAAAAAVITDSDARPTNAGDTAAAILRDARKTSSAQIQAKKSGAAKKATKPRWLTVVSILTKNLALVVVLLGFVQMVRWTVMNSGGDVGDLSIMSGDFEGKLSEVEKFVTKTMKAMQVQMNALDHKLEDGISSVRKEFDEKFERKEAEVDLKLKALDVRSDAFEKFMDGFGSKSLLSKEEFSEFFEEFKKTRKGDKTEVNVDDIRNYAREVVLKEIEKHAADGLGMVDYALVSGGARVVKHSEPYGGKAGGSASWLLQRSRVSAEAERMIKPSFGEPGQCFALKGGSGFVEIRLRTAIIPEAVTLEHVAKNVAYDRSSAPKHCRVSGWLQTDPEIVTEKMFLLTEFTYDLQKSNAQTYKVDSSASNLVDTIRLDFTSNHGSASHTCIYRLRVHGREPSPVPALETQS; from the exons ATGTCCGCCTCTACCGTTTCAGTCAGCGCTCATCAAGGGCCCATCACTCGCCGCCGAGCGGTTGAAAAAAATCTTCCAAGCGGCGGCTCCGAtttcgccgccgccgccgccgccgcagtaATCACCGATTCTGACGCTCGACCCACCAACGCTGGAGACACTGCAGCAGCGATTTTGAGGGATGCGAGGAAGACTTCATCCGCCCAAATCCAGGCAAAAAAGTCCGGCGCGGCCAAAAAGGCGACGAAGCCACGCTGGCTGACTGTGGTCAGCATTCTCACTAAGAATCTGGCGTTGGTGGTGGTTTTACTTGGTTTCGTGCAGATGGTTCGGTGGACAGTGATGAATTCCGGTGGTGATGTTGGAGATTTATCGATAATGTCTGGGGATTTCGAAGGGAAGTTGTCAGAGGTGGAGAAATTTGTTACAAAGACGATGAAGGCGATGCAAGTTCAGATGAATGCTCTAGACCACAAACTCGAGGATGGTATTAGTTCGGTGAGGAAGGAGTTCGACGAAAAATTTGAAAGGAAGGAGGCGGAAGTTGATTTGAAGTTGAAGGCGTTGGATGTTAGGTCTGATGCTTTTGAGAAGTTTATGGATGGGTTTGGAAGTAAAAGCTTGCTATCGAAGGAAGAGTTCAGTGAGTTTTTTGAGGAATTCAAAAAGACCAGGAAAGGCGATAAGACTGAAGTTAATGTTGATGATATAAGAAATTATGCAAGGGAAGTTGTGTTGAAGGAAATTGAGAAGCACGCCGCTGACGGTCTGGGAATGGTGGACTATGCACTGGTGTCTGGTGGTGCGAGGGTAGTGAAGCATTCGGAGCCATATGGTGGGAAAGCTGGTGGCAGTGCAAGTTGGTTGTTGCAGCGGAGTAGGGTCAGCGCTGAAGCTGAGAGGATGATTAAGCCAAGCTTTGGAGAGCCTGGTCAATGCTTTGCTCTTAAAGGGGGGAGTGGGTTTGTTGAGATCAGGCTTAGGACTGCCATTATACCTGAAGCCGTGACTCTCGAACATGTTGCTAAG AATGTGGCGTACGATAGGTCCAGTGCGCCCAAGCACTGTAGAGTATCGGGATGGCTGCAGACTGATCCTGAAATTGTTACTGAGAAGATGTTCCTCTTGACTGAATTCACATATGACCTTCAGAAGAGCAATGCTCAAACTTACAAGGTGGATTCATCGGCCTCTAATCTTGTCGACACTATTAGGCTTGATTTCACTTCAAACCATGGGAGTGCTTCTCATACGTGCATCTACCGGCTGAGGGTACATGGCCGTGAACCCAGCCCTGTTCCAGCACTGGAAACACAATCTTGA
- the LOC121805587 gene encoding putative B3 domain-containing protein At5g66980 has protein sequence MFVEYHGLKVGEFLVFCYRGSYSFLVKIFGINGCKKDALGPDNIVKSEEETDEEMKPNRTSRKRASSQGRDHLSNVGRRTSKVSRRFREVNKVEEQSEVVPKRPSFVSPPSRSKTLRIPDEVTNNKSVHLEAEMNMRNVKGKEWPVKIFEMHNGPSFLGKGLYAFQTDNNIGPKDCCKFTFGAQTTIDVKILRNSKKSARS, from the exons ATGTTCGTTGAGTATCACGGGCTGAAGGTCGGGGAGTTCTTGGTGTTCTGCTATCGCGGGTCTTATTCGTTCCTTGTAAAGATATTTGGTATAAACGGTTGCAAGAAGGACGCTTTGGGTCCCGATAACATTGTTAAATCTGAAGAAGAAACTGATGAGGAGATGAAACCAAACCGGACTTCTAGAAAGCGTGCGTCCTCACAGGGCAGGGATCATTTGTCGAATGTTGGTAGAAGAACAAGTAAAGTTTCAAGGAG GTTTAGAGAAGTAAACAAAGTTGAAGAACAATCTGAAGTCGTTCCAAAACGCCCATCTTTTGTTTCGCCTCCTAGTCGTTCCAAAACGCTG AGAATCCCAGATGAAGTGACGAATAACAAGAGTGTCCATTTGGAGGCAGAAATGAATATGCGCAATGTAAAAGGGAAGGAGTGGCCGGTAAAAATCTTCGAAATGCACAATGGTCCATCGTTTCTTGGCAAGGGGCTGTATGCATTCCAGACAGACAACAACATTGGTCCTAAAGATTGCTGCAAATTCACATTTGGGGCTCAAACAACaattgatgtcaagatcttACGCAACTCGAAGAAATCAGCTCGTTCATAG